GGCACCCTCGACTGACGGCTTTAGGTCTGCATACGCAGGTCCGACAGCATGACCGGAATAGCAGATCTTTTCCACGAGGCAGTACGCTGCGCACAGCTCATCAAGCTAGAAGAAGAGCCCGAAGGACGCTATTCGCCATTCGAAGTGGAGTATCGGCGGCGATTGTGGTACCACCTGTGTGGACTCGAATCTCGAACGGCAGAGGAAGGTGGTTCGAGAAAGTACAGCATTTTCAAAGACAAGAAAGTTGAATTGCCACGAAATTTGAACGACTGCGACTTGAACCCGCGCATGACAGCAAGCCCATTGGGGCGCAAAGGCATCACCGACTGCACATTTCCAATACTCAGATTCAAGATACATCGCCTAGTATTCGGCATCTGGAATATCGGAAGCGGCTCCCCAGCAGGCACTCCTGGCGTCACcgaacgacaacgacaattTTATAACGATGCTAAAGACGAGCTTGATAAAGTCTACATGAGTTTTATGGATGAAACAAGACCATACGACTGGCTGTGCGTCAACTTCATCGAAGGCATGCTAACCAAAGCTCGCCTTCTGATCAACTTCCCTCGTGGCACCGTTCCCACCAAGACCATGCCTGAGGAAGAGCGCATGATTCTGCTTGAGTCATCGGTGGACATCATCAAGCGTACTCATGCGCTTGCTGTGGATGACCGCATCTCCGACTGGGTATGGTATTTCAGAGGCTATGTGCAGTGGCACTCGCTCGCCATAGTCGTTGCTGAGCTTGCGTGGAGCCGTGATGAGAGCTTCACAAATATGGCCTGGAGTGTGCTAGACAGACTCTTGGCGCAATGGGACAAACTCTACCAGACGAAGAAGGATGACCCTGCATGGACACACGTGAACGAATCGATTCAACGAGCGAGGAAAGCGCGTCAGCAAAAAAGGTCGGCTGGCGCAACGCAAGCAGAGAATGTGCATAAACGACCACGGCACGACGCGCCTCCAATTCCACAGCAGACTGTGCCCCCACCACTGCAAACCAACCTGCACCAGCAAATCCTTCAGCATCGCCCAGCGTCGATTAGTAACACCACAATGCCCCCGCAGAGCACCCACTATGTGCCAAACGCGCAAGCTGCGATACCAATGTACAACGACGGGCCGACGCCAGAATCGCAGGTCTCGGCAGGTTCTGGGTCATACGAAGAGTTTAGCCCCGTCGACTGGAACCTTGATCCGTTCGCGAATACTGACTGGGACGCGTTCAACACGGTATTTACCAATAATCTTTGGGACGACTGGTTGCCAATGCAGAATATGGACATGGGAATGCAAGACGGTGGCCATTGGTGGCCCCCGAATCAGAATGTTATGCCGCTTTACGGACATTATCAACCGCAGGGACAATACTATGGCTGAGCCATGATATACGCGAACTGGATACCAGTGCTTCAATTCGGTTGTTCGTATGTTCTTGTGACGATCTAGGACGCCGGATGCCTCGAACCTTTCAGACACTACCACGCTTACGTGTCGAGCAAGGTTGCATGCGACAGCACACCCGATTTTGGGAAACAAAGATGATGGGACTTCTCACTTACATGTTCGCATACAAGTCAAGCAAGTTCGATGCGCTCGCCACGAGTCGATAGCGTGCAGATTTCGAGTCACATATCAGCGCAGGTGCGAAAGAACAGCCAAGGATTCTGAGGTGAATATGCGCAGCCAGCGCACAAGCCAACTTGAGGGAGAGAAGACCGCACGAATGAACTCATGTCATCAGTGTGGCAATACCAAATGAGCAAAGAATGTATTCACGGAGTGGTGTGGCATGCTAGAGTAAGGGAAAGGAGTACATAGGATTGATACCCACTCTTTAGTCTCTTTCACAACTGGGGTTGGGAGTCTTGGCAACGACCTTATATTCCACACTTCCCCGACGACTGTGCACATTTGCGACAACTCAAGCAGCCGTCGACACTCTTGCGACATGATACGAAGTACATATCGATACAGCCCGCATCTCTTACCCTCTCTACGGCATCAGAACCACTCCAGCAATTTTTCCAGCACGCTGTACAGAAGCAAAACCAAAGGCATCGTACCGCCGCAGCCGCTTCATACTGCGTGTCCTTGCTTCGCGAGCCGTCGCATCCAGAAGCCCCTCGACGCGGTACATCGCAGTAGCTGAGAACCATCAATAGCGCTGCCTGGCCTGCCAAGCCTACCACTCGCTCCTTCTTCAGTCATGGATGGCCAGGTCGAAGTGGAGTTCGCATTAGCAACCGCAGAGACATGCTGGAAAGTCGCGTCCATCTTTGTGTTCATCTTTGGCATTTATGTCATGTGGCTCTGCGACAAAACCCCACGCCGCAGGATCGTGTCGCCGTGCTTTCCAGGAATGGTAATCGCGATATATGGGCCAGTCATCGCGGGTGCGATTGCATATATTTGCTTGAGGATCCATTTCGCGCAGTCGGACCTCGTGCCTGCGTGCCGGCTTACAGGATACTCGAAGTTGAGTTTCAATCCCGTATCTTGGGCCTGCAACCTGGAGAGACTGTCGGAGTGGGCGGCAAGCACTGCAGAGAATGGTCTAACGATGGAATCGCTGCTATTGTTGCCGAACATCAAAATCATAGCCGAACTCATTGTATCCGCTGGAGTTATAGCAATCTCCATGTTGGGCAACGTGTCCCAGTTACGGCAGCTAGTCGAGGCAAAACTTCAGAAGAGCATTGGCAAGGATGAAGAGCTTTCGGCAGGGCTGGGTCAGACTATATGAAATTAATGTCGAGGCGCCGGCTATTTTCCACGGATCAGGCACACGGACAGTTATTTTACAGATTTGGAGCGGAAGAGACTGAAATGCGAGCACCACAATATCTTGCTCCTCTCAGATGCTGAACTTCTGGAGCATGCTGCCGAACTGGCTAGCTGCGTGGGCGTTCGTGAGCTGGCAAGCAAGGACGCAAGAAAGTCACAATCAAGACGTTTCGAAGATTGTGCTGCTGTATCTGCACTTGGACTCCATGCCTCTGGGTATGGTCTTCGAGTTTGATGTGAACAGGTTGTCTGACCACGGCCTCAGAAGTGCGCGCAGTGCGGGCCTGTTCGAAAATGCTGCAACAGGACCTTATCAAGGACTAGACCATTGCAATATCAAGGAAGAGGCCCTTATCTTGGACGAAGGTGCCCTCACCgactgacgaagatgaggctTTGAGTCGCTGGAGATGAGGGCCTCGACGCCCAGAGACCATGCCCTGAGACTAGGCCTCCACGCACCGGGGACCAGGCCTGGTTCGATCATGAGAGACAAGGCCCCGAATTGATGCGTAAGTGAAGGTCACGACAATCTGTGAATGTCACTTCCTCCTCATGTCACAAAAGCTGGCTTTTCTCTGCTTCTCTTCACTTGCTCCCTGCCACGACTCACTCACATCTTCGCTGCATTTTCACCACATCGTCCAAAGAGATTCAACACTGAATTCGTTTCATCATTCGGCATCCGCTTCCACCGACAACAGTCGTTGCACAATGCCCGACATCGCCACTGATCTCGCGGCTATTGTGCCAATCGACGACATACCGTTCGCGCCTCAGACATCAGAAGAGCGTCTCTTATGCCGCCTCATCAAAGGAGATGAGCGCGCGTATTACAATCGACTTTTCCAATCCATgcgcgacgaagatgtcAGAGTGCGAGGCTTCACCAGCAGTGGCACTCGTCCATGCGTCTGGATCGGTACTCTGCACGATGGCTTCAGAATTTACCTCGACATCGTCAAAACCAGCGGACGCTCTGATGAGGTGTACTATCGACCAAAAATTCACTACTCAGACGGACCTCTCTCTACCGGACTGACGCCAGCCAAGCGTGTTGATTGGCACATGGATACAGAAGTTGCTGTCTACAACGATCTGCGCCTGCCACTGAACCATTGGGAGCGCGTGCTTCGGGGCTTGGGCTGgaccagcaagaagaagatgctctgGGCATACAAGAAGTTCTTGGTGAGGCTTTGGCGCTCCTATTGGCCCGATGAGCCTTTGCCTGGGCAAAGAAATCGTGCTTCGAACAATCAAGATCCAAGGGACACGAGATCACCTTCAGCAAGAGAGTCTCTTGAGCAAGTCAACGACGTGGagggcgaagaagttgacgAAGTCGAGGCCGTTCTCAGAGAATATGATGTCGCCAATCAGCGCGCTTTGTGGCGCTGTTTCGACACATACCCTGAGAGCTTCGTGCACCGTCTCCGAGAGCAAGGACTTTTCACGGCCTTGGTCGAAGGATACCTTGACTTGGACACCTACTCTACCCTCAGTGTAGAGTCTCGGCAAGCAGAGGACCTTGCacgtgcagcagcaagtgCTATCAGAATGGGCCGTCCAGTGACGAACACGTACTGGTTCCGCGTTTTTGAGGCTCGGATGGCCTCTGGCACTCAGGGAGAAGTAGTTGTGAGAACTGTCCCGAGCCTCGAAGAGCGGGAGAGAGACGACTACCAGtctgatgaggaagaagatccagATCCTGCTTTATTTGTTAGCCAGGATGAGTTCACTGATGATTACGGCCCTGGAGATGCTTAAGTTGACCAGTACGAGGACCACGATTACGCTGATCAGGACTTCGACGAGCAGGAAGTGGATGCAAGTTACTACGATGAAGACTTGACTTACCAGACCAATCGCGCTGAATCCTGTGGGCCGGCTGAAGAGTACACCGACCAAGCCAGTAGCTGCGAGTACGACGACGGTCAGACCATGGAGAGCGATACTGAGGACTGCTTCCACGACTCTGGAATGAGGGATGCTGGCCTCGACGAAGGATCTGCACACAGCATGCCTTGGTCGGATCTTCGATACTCTGGAGACAGctttgacgaggatgaggagtaGATGTGCTGGTGATTACCTTGTAGACGAGTCAATCACAGGCAGTCATGGCTGTGACGCCGGCGGGAAAGTCCCATCTCAGTTGCACGCGCCAGATCAAGGAAGAGCAGCGGCGGGGGAAGGAGGCTCACATATGTCGGTATCAGTTCATTAGCGTCAGGTTTCcatctatatagttagtattccATGCTCACTTTCACCGGAAGGTCGGGGAGAACGCAATAGGGACTTCATTGACGCTCGATATTCGATGACTTCTCGTGCTGGTCTATTTGGAGGCGCGTTTCGTCAGGTCTTTACCCAAGAGAGCGGGTGCAGACATGGTGACTGCTACATACTGAATCCTGCTTGATCACAAAATTGCGAGCAGCGGCAGAGCAATAGCAGCGCCCATACCACTCATGGCCTTGCTGCCCGCATTATCAGCAGGGGCGGTGCTTGATGGCGTGGACTCCGCGCCACCTGTAGCACtcatgctgctgccagcagtCGTCGAGCCTGCCGAACCTGTACACAATGGAACGCGTTAGTCATGCGGGCATTGTTGTGCTTCACACTCGGCACGGAGTCTTCTTACCGGTAGTGCTCATACTGGAGTCTGTGTTAGCGGTGCTAGATGCTCCCGACTGTCCGCTGGTCGAGGTGGAAGTCATACTCTGTGTGCCCGAAGAGGTCGTGGAGAATTGGCACTTGCGGGCCAGATCGAATGCATCATTGTCGGCATCTCCGCCGTTGTTCTTGATGCAGTTCGCGCAGTCTGGGATGACTGAGGCTGCGTTCTGCGCGCCACAGACGCACTGCAGGTAGGCGTCGTCTCCACCTAAAGTTCCCGAGTCAATACGTCGGCGATATTGGAATCCTTGCGGTCCGCTTACTGGTAGAGTTGTCACATTGCTGAGTCGAGCTGACAAGCGCATTGCAAGTGCTTTGGCAAGCGTTTGGAATGTCGTTCGAGTCAATGTCTTGTGCTCCTGCGAGTGCGGCTAAGGCCACAGCAAGAAAGATGCGTGAAGTATGCATGATTGTTGTTGAGTGTTTGCTGCCTTTTTTGTCAAAGAAGGGTGAGAATTTGATAGATTGAGATGTTCTAATCTTGTGCCGCTCGTCGGAGGACTTATATATCATAAAGCGGCAGGCAACCGCATACTTCAGGTCCGATACAACGTTGCACAGTCCCTCACTAAAACGTTATTGACCTGCTCCATGATGTCAGAAGATGGGGCCCTCAGTAAAGTGATCTTGAGGTCGCAGAAGCACACATGCAGTTTGTCACCAGTAGAGTGCGGCCAAACACGAAACTTACTCTTAGCGTACATTGACTGCCTTGTTCAGATCGGAAGACATAGCTCCAGGGCACTTGGCGCCACGAATCGCTCTGTTCCTGTTGTCTGCGCCACGCGGCCGCGAGTGCCCAAGGATGCGAGAATCTTGATATGTTGATCAACCTTGTTGCATAGGTATCCCATTGGAGACATCCGGTGGCTGAGATGCACGGATAAATCTCTGCAGCTGTCGGGATCTGTAGGCTAGCTGCGCCGTGCGTTTCAGTCTGTTCATGGAATGTAACGTCAGTATGGAGCAGAAAGTGTACAGACTCATGCGGTTGGCTGCTTGAGCCGCTGAGATCGTCAATCACATTGGAACAAGCCGGCTGAAAGTGCCCCAAGCTTCGCTAAGCGTTACCAATGCTGGAGAAGTGCAGAGGTACTCCGCGTGTTCGGCAGACTGACAAGCAAAGCCAAGATGTCTTGTACTTGGCGATCGCGTGTCGAGGATAATCACAGAAGAAGTTTCCAGGCAACTGCAACATTGTGGAAACGGCTTGGAGCCGATGGAGCTTTTGGTCGTCACGAATTTGACCCGTGGAGAGCTCGAGCCGTCTGCCTGTAGATATGAGAGGAACGTAAGCTTTTGATGACTGAACATGAAGAGATTTCTCGCCCCGATATGCATTGTCAAGAGCAGTGACGAAGCCGTGAAGTGAATACTTCGATCCGCGGCCGTGCATCCGTGCGGATTGGGCAGGTGCTCGTGTGACCACATACCGCTTTATGACGTGGCGTCTGTGGCGCGAACTCAGCGGCATTCGGAAGACACTCCGTCATTCGCCGACGGCCGACCCATTTCGACACCTGCATGCTTGGGACGAAACCATCGGCAAGACCTTCTCATCAGGATTCTTCGGAGTGACCTGGGGTCGTTCAACCTTGGAGGCACGATTGCTTGCTGCACGGTAGTCGGAGAGGCCGAACAATCAGTGATCATTGAATCATGCAGCTGTCAGGATCCGGATAGGCATTGCATGCAGTTAAGTCCTGGATATTTCGCACGCCCTCAGGAGATGTTCTCTCCCAGGAAGGTGCCTCAGGCGTGAGGGGCCACTCCATACCCATCTTTGAGGTCGTTCGCTGCTGAACAATAGAATCACCATCGTAGATCGTGCGGTGTCAAATGATCGATGGCGGTACCGCAACACTATCGCGATGGAGAGATTGTGCTCACATTGTGGAAACAGATGGTTAATCTGCGGAACATCTGGCAAACAAGTCAGCAGCAGTATATGTTAACATGCTCTGCTCCTTGAGAAGCCGGGACAGTCCAGATTTGTCCGAAGTGTCTCTTCCGCACACATAGAAGAGTCCCCTAAGAACATTCACTCGCGATCATTTTCGGAGGGACATGGCAAACCAACAGCGCCAGGCACGGCTTGCCGAGCTTGAGCAACGAGTGACCGCTATTGAGAAGTGCAACAGCGACATGTTGGCAATTCTACGCTCGTCATTCGCCTCAAGTTCACAGTCGCATTCTCAAGAACCCCTAGAACCGCAAGCTGCCCAACCTGCTGCACCAAGCTCATCGTCCGCGATCGCATCGAGCAGCCGGCAGGCAGTGGACGAAGGAGTGGAGTACCGGAATCTGAAGCGCCAGGTAGAGAGGTTGGAGAAACTCGTTGCTTCGCATGAGCGTGCTCAGCGTGCTCAATCTGCCGAACGTGCTGAGAGTTCGATCCAGTCTGAATTTGAGATGGTAGATGCTGGTAACGAAGCGGAGAATGGGAAAGGCGAAGAGCCAGTGCGTTTACCACCACCTTGGCCATTTCGGGTCATGTATACTCGTAAGCCAAATCTGGCCGATAGCCGCCGGAATCATTAGGAATGGCGTAATGTAGTGTGAAGAAAAGGCACAGCTGATATTCGGGCGTGTGAAATCTTTGTCGCCTTCGATATGCAATTACCGTGTAGTTGTGTAGTTTCAGGAGGTTTGCCCAACCGCGTCTCGAGCACCCAGACGAGTTATCGTCGAAGCCGAATTCGCGTGACAACTATCATTGCTGAAGCTTCGTATGTCTAGAGCAGGCTCCCTGGTCCAGGTCATGATTCGAGGCGGCTCTGTTGAAAAGTGTTGTGAGGAGTGATGTTGCGAACAGGTGAGACGCGACGCCCCAAGCTCGAAGCCCGGCGCCAGCAACGTCAGATCATTACAAGCAGCTCTTGGGAGGTCAACTTTGCTGCCTACAGATTACGATGACCCGATAACACATGGCTTTGGATCCGACGAGCGgctatgctgctgctggcggcacGCAAGACGATGCGCTGCCCATCTTCGAGGTGCAGCGCGTGCAGATGAAGTTCGACATCTCCGCCGATTTCGTGGCCGCCCAAGTCGCCAACAACGTGCTCGTGCTCGCCTTGTCTACAGGACGACTACTGCGATTCGACCTGGACAACGCCGCCGATATCGACGACATCGACTTGCCGAAACGTCCAGCTGAAATCGGTGTCATTCGAAAGCTGTTCATCGATCCATCTGCGTCGCATCTGCTCATCTCCACTACGCTTGGGGAGAACTACTACCTACATGTGCAGTCACGGCAACCGAAGCCACTAAACAAGCTCAAAGGCGTGCAGATTGAAAGCGTGGCCTGGAACTCGTCTCTGCCGACGTCGTCTACGAGAGAGATCCTGCTGGGCACGACAGACGGGAACATCTACGAGACATACATCGAGCCCAGTACCGAATTCTACAGGAGCTCGGAGAAGTATCTTCGCAATGTCTACAATCCCCAAGATGGAGCTGTGGTGGGCCTATACGCAGATGTGGTGGTGCAAAAGCCGGAAACGCGGAGAGTGCTGGTAGCGACACAACACAAGCTGCAGCACTTTGTAGGCAGAACCGGAGGACGTGGTTATGAGTCGGGTGGCTCCATATATGCAAAGCTGTTCGAGAGCGAGACGCCGAACGAACATGCGATTGGACATGCAGGAGGGCAAGCACCTTCTTGCCTGGCCACCTCCCCCGACTCTCCAGATGGCCTTCACGCCAGCTTTGAAGGGCATGACGCGGAGCGGGCATATGCTTGGCTGAATTCACAAGGAATTTATCATGGCAATCTCATTACGGAAGTGCCTGACCTCGTCACGCTTGGCAAGCAAGTCTTTCGCGAGTCGAAGATGTTCCCTCAATCCAAGCTACCACCCGTGCAAGCAGCAAGTGGGCGTAACCGAGCCACGCAACCCAACATCGCTTCTATGATTCTCACTCAATTCCATATGATCGCACTAGTTGAAGGACGACTGACTGGCATCAATCGTTTAGACGAATCGATCGTGTATAACCAGCAAATCCTGGAGACTGGACAGAACAGCCTAGGCTTGTTCGCCGATCATCAAAAGAACACTTACTGGCTCTTTACGCCTCAAGAGATATTCGAGATCGTGGTGAATGATGAATCACGCGATGTCTGGAAGATCATGCTGCAACAAGGACAGTACGAGACAGCACAGCGATATGCCAAAACACCAGAACAGAAGGACGTTGTCGCCACGATGACCGGCGATCACCTCATTTCACAAGGCAAATTTGCGGAGGCTGCCACCATCCTTGGAAAGAGCACAAAGGCATTCGAAGACGTCGCACTCAGTTTCATCGACAAAGGCGAGCACGATGCTCTGCGCAAGTACCTGCTGGTCAAACTTGGCTCGCTTAAGCGAAGCAATACTATGCAGCGTACCATGCTGGCTAGTTGGATGGTGGAGCTGTTCATGACCAAGCTCAACCAGCTAGACGATGCAATTTCCACCAAGGCCGATCTCACGGCAAGTGGTACCACAGCGAGCGACACAGAAAGACAATTACCTGCTGTTCGCAAGGAGTTCCAGGACTTCGTATCGAAGTACAAGGCGGACCTTGATCGCAAGACCACCTATGAGATCATCAGTGCACATGGCCGAGAAGAGGAATTACTCTTTTTCGCAAATGTGGTAGAGGACTACAACTATGTCCTGTCGTACTGGGTGAACAGAGAGCGGTGGCACGAAGCGATGACTGTTCTGACCAAGCAAACGGACCCGGACATGTTTTATCGCTATAGCACTGTGCTTATGTCGCACGTCGCTAGCGACTTAATCCAAGTACTCATGCGCCAAACGGCCCTGGACACGAAGAAAATCATTCCCGCTCTGCTCAACTACAACAAAGTGCACGGTGGCAATGTGTCACTCAATCAGAATCAAGCAGTACGTTACTTGCAGTTCTGCATCAACCACACGCACTCCACGGAACCAGCTGTTCACAATACGCTAATATCGATTTATGCGGCGCATCCTACACAAGATGAGACCGCATTACTTCAATACCTTCAAGCACAATCACAGAATAACGACCAGTTCTACGATGCCGACTTCGCTCTGCGACTATGTATTACTCACAAACGTGTGCGGTCAGCGGTACACGTGTACACGACTATGCGGCAGTACGCATCCGCCGTGGATCTTGCACTCAAACATGACCAAGTCGAGCTTGCAGCTGATGTTGCCGATCGTCCTGACAATGATGCCGCGCTACGGAAGAAGTTATGGTTGCGAGTTGCAAAGAAAGTCATAGGACAGACAAAAAGCATCAAATCTGCGATCGAATTCTTGAAGCGTTGCGAGCTCCTGCGTATCGAGGATCTCATTCCATTCTTTCCAGATTTCGTCATCATTGACGACTTCAAAGAGGAGATTTGCGCTGCTCTGGAAGAGTATTCTCGCACCATCGATGCTCTCAAGCAGGAAATGGACGAGTCAGCGAGTACGGCACAAAATATCAAACAGGATATCGCAGCACTTGATCAGAGATACGCGATAGTCGAGCCCGGCGAAAGGTGCTGGGAGTGTCGGCTTCCGCTGCTCATGCGACAATTCTTCGTTTTTCCTTGCCAGCATGCGTTCCATGCGGACTGTCTCGGCGAGAAAGTCATGAAGATGGCTGGTATGGGGAGAGGTAAGAGGATCAGAGAACTGCAGAAGGAGATCGGAAGAGGTGTTGCGTTGGgtaagaggagagagggaATGGTAAGAGAGTTGGACGGGCTTGTTGCGGGAAGCTGGTAAGTGACCCTGGACGCAGATATGTAGGCCGCTTGTGCTAACACTACTCGCAGTATCTTATGCAGCGATCTGGCTGTCAAGCAGGTCGACGAGCCATTCATAACTGCTGCAGATGATCCCAAAGACTGGGCGATATGACCGGGGCCGAAAACCTGCTATCGGTCGCTACGATTTAGTCCTCTATGATACCCCAAAATACAAGTCCTGCCACGATGTACAGACACTAGGAGCTTTCGTGTTGATAGCACATCCTGGGACTCTCATCTTGTTCTGCGAAAAGCTGAAACGTAAAGACGTGGCAGAGGCAGAACATTTACTTACCCGCCATTGAATATTGATTGTCGACAAATCAAAGCAAGCTTACGTCACACTGCAAGATCCGATCTCATCCGTCTCACATCCTGCTGCAAGGCACAACACCAACCAAACTTGCGCATTTCTGCTACTTACTCTACGCCTTGGATATGTCTTGGGATCTTGTTTGACTTACGTTCTTTCATTGTTATGCTGCTATTTGATCATGACTTTAGACGACAAttacgatgacgatgaggatgcagAGCTCCATGGCGGCTCTGCGACGCGTGCTCCACGGTACGAGGCGGAAGATGTGTCTCCGACTTCTGAGAAGGAATTGAGAGGGTGGTATTCCTGTGGATTGGCGGCGGAGATTTTCGCGGTTTGTGGTGTTGGTAAGTCTGCCTCAACTTATGCAAGCTCAAGCTCTCTTGGTGGACTTAATTGCTTAGTCGTGAATGAGTATAGGTTCCTTTTCTCCTATTTTATTGGAACAACTTGCCAGAGAAGCTGGCGTATTGAGAGATGACGGAAAGACACCTTGTGtaccacagcaacagcaagatgCTGCACCGGTCACGAGGTTGGCGAGTCTTGCAGTGCGGACTGTCTTCGAAACAGCCTCTTCCTCCCTGCGCCGAGACGCAGATGATGCAAAATCTCAATGCGTTGTTCGACCCTTTGGACGAGACATCGCTACGCCTTCTTTCGCGATGTATACCTTCTCGCTTGCGGTCTTCACGCAGGCTCTTGTGTTGATCTCTTTCAGTCCTGTGGCCGATTATGGAACCTACAGGAAACGACTCTTGCTTACATTCGCATTTGTGGGCTCTGGAGCGACGATGGCCATGATTTTGGTCTCGCCTGGGATTTACCTTATTGGATCGCTATTGACGATCGTAGGTGTCGTCTGTCTGGGTTCGACATTTGTTCTGCTGAACTCGTACCTGCCGCTGCTGGCTGCGAATCATCCACAAGTGAGAGCGAAGCCTCGCGAGGATACCGGAGTCTATCTGGAAACCAAGAGTTCGACCTCGCCTGCATTGAAGCTGTCGACGCAAATTTCATCAAGAGGCGTGGGATTGGgctatgctgctgctgtctcgaCACAAGTGTTGAGTATAGGTCTGCTAGTGTTGCTGAAGAAAGCCCACTTCGTTGCTGAATCCACACCACTCCGGTTCGTACTGCTATTCGGAGGTATTTGCTGGTTCACTCTCACACTCCCTGGTGCGACTTGGCTCCGAAATCGACCAGGTCCTCCTTTGCGAGCAATTGAGCCTTGGAAATCGAAACTGCCGGTCGCCATACAGCACATGACCTTTGCTTGGAAATCTGTTTGGACGACAGTGAGAACTGCTGCCAAGCTCCGTCAGACCTGGGTATTTCTGATCGCGTGGTTCTTGTTGTCAGATGCCATCGCCACTGTCAGTGGCACAGCGATCTTGTTTGCGCGCACAGAACTCCACATGGACACGATTCCGATTGCTCTGTTGTCCATCACTTCGATTGGCTCGGGCCTTGCTGGAGCTTTCGCGTGGCCTAAAATCTCGAAACGATACGGCCTGGAGACTAAACAAACAATCATCGCTTGCATGCTGCTGATGGAAATCATCCCG
This genomic interval from Cercospora beticola chromosome 7, complete sequence contains the following:
- a CDS encoding uncharacterized protein (BUSCO:EOG09260HS3); translation: MALDPTSGYAAAGGTQDDALPIFEVQRVQMKFDISADFVAAQVANNVLVLALSTGRLLRFDLDNAADIDDIDLPKRPAEIGVIRKLFIDPSASHLLISTTLGENYYLHVQSRQPKPLNKLKGVQIESVAWNSSLPTSSTREILLGTTDGNIYETYIEPSTEFYRSSEKYLRNVYNPQDGAVVGLYADVVVQKPETRRVLVATQHKLQHFVGRTGGRGYESGGSIYAKLFESETPNEHAIGHAGGQAPSCLATSPDSPDGLHASFEGHDAERAYAWLNSQGIYHGNLITEVPDLVTLGKQVFRESKMFPQSKLPPVQAASGRNRATQPNIASMILTQFHMIALVEGRLTGINRLDESIVYNQQILETGQNSLGLFADHQKNTYWLFTPQEIFEIVVNDESRDVWKIMLQQGQYETAQRYAKTPEQKDVVATMTGDHLISQGKFAEAATILGKSTKAFEDVALSFIDKGEHDALRKYLLVKLGSLKRSNTMQRTMLASWMVELFMTKLNQLDDAISTKADLTASGTTASDTERQLPAVRKEFQDFVSKYKADLDRKTTYEIISAHGREEELLFFANVVEDYNYVLSYWVNRERWHEAMTVLTKQTDPDMFYRYSTVLMSHVASDLIQVLMRQTALDTKKIIPALLNYNKVHGGNVSLNQNQAVRYLQFCINHTHSTEPAVHNTLISIYAAHPTQDETALLQYLQAQSQNNDQFYDADFALRLCITHKRVRSAVHVYTTMRQYASAVDLALKHDQVELAADVADRPDNDAALRKKLWLRVAKKVIGQTKSIKSAIEFLKRCELLRIEDLIPFFPDFVIIDDFKEEICAALEEYSRTIDALKQEMDESASTAQNIKQDIAALDQRYAIVEPGERCWECRLPLLMRQFFVFPCQHAFHADCLGEKVMKMAGMGRGKRIRELQKEIGRGVALGKRREGMVRELDGLVAGSCILCSDLAVKQVDEPFITAADDPKDWAI